Proteins encoded together in one Gemmatimonadales bacterium window:
- a CDS encoding family 20 glycosylhydrolase, producing MGRGGAAAPPGPLTAGGRALVRLAAVLLAALGPARGLCQAPVPVAQGAQLPAPAILPRPDTIAPGPGAFALPARIHVVVAQRSRRLDEIAAYLRRVLAHETGLPVAVERRTPRRGDVAIALDPAAGTGPEAYTLTVVPAGVRIAAPGPEGVLWGVQTLRQLLPARSGGGSAPAGERAGGPARTIAAVTIHDAPRFRWRGSLLDAGRHFFPVPFVERFVDLSSRYKLNVLHWHLTDDQGWRLEIPDWPRLTEVGAWRTEADGTRYGGFYTRREVREVVEYARLRGVTVVPEIEMPGHSVAAIASYPWLGCTGDSIPVANRWGVFPDVYCPLGNTFGFLDDLLSQVVALFPSRYLHVGGDEVPKDRWRACAACQALMRAEGLKDEDALQGWFTGRIGAWLAAHGRRLVGWDEITSAPLPPDAVVEVWRDTATIARVAQQGHDVVAAPGAYTYLDHSPGDLTLARVYAFDPAPASFTPAMAAHILGGEAPLWSERITQTNFDLMAFPRLLAFAEALWTRRPRDLADFRQRLAATEARLGADGVAFGPEDRDVLRMTPVYDSVTGRFTMRVAAGVPGVEVRYTRDGTAPAPGSPLYADSAPLDSAGTARFQGFYRGGALGDGRTITLAPSLARGRPYTLATPPSPRYPGTGPRDLTDGAAGSLDFTDGLWQGWQGADLEATLDLGRATAVAAVEGSFQQTTESWILLPRDFTVWLSDDGATWRPAGTAASDQSPQRMDPFLYRLTVTLPAGAAARWIRVRATNPGPLSAWHPSAGKPSWIFCDEIRVR from the coding sequence CGTCGTCGCTCAGCGCAGCCGCCGCCTCGACGAGATCGCGGCCTACCTGCGACGGGTGCTGGCGCACGAGACCGGCCTCCCGGTCGCGGTCGAGCGCCGCACGCCGCGCCGCGGCGACGTCGCCATCGCCCTCGACCCGGCGGCGGGGACCGGACCCGAGGCGTACACCCTCACGGTCGTGCCGGCGGGCGTCCGCATCGCGGCGCCGGGGCCCGAGGGCGTGCTGTGGGGCGTGCAGACCCTGCGGCAGCTGCTCCCTGCCCGGTCCGGCGGCGGGTCCGCTCCGGCGGGCGAGCGCGCGGGCGGCCCGGCCCGGACGATCGCCGCCGTCACCATCCACGACGCTCCGCGCTTCCGGTGGCGCGGCAGCCTGCTGGACGCCGGCCGGCACTTCTTCCCGGTGCCGTTCGTCGAGCGCTTCGTGGATCTGTCGTCGCGCTACAAGCTCAACGTGCTCCACTGGCACCTCACCGACGACCAGGGGTGGCGCCTCGAGATTCCGGACTGGCCGCGGCTGACCGAGGTCGGCGCGTGGCGCACCGAGGCCGACGGCACGCGCTACGGCGGCTTCTACACGCGCCGCGAGGTACGCGAGGTCGTGGAGTACGCGCGGCTCCGCGGCGTCACTGTGGTCCCGGAGATCGAGATGCCGGGCCACTCGGTGGCGGCCATCGCCTCGTACCCGTGGCTCGGGTGCACCGGCGACTCGATCCCGGTCGCCAACCGCTGGGGTGTCTTCCCCGACGTGTACTGCCCGCTCGGGAATACGTTCGGCTTCCTCGACGACCTGCTGTCGCAGGTGGTGGCGCTCTTCCCGTCGCGCTACCTGCACGTCGGCGGCGACGAGGTGCCGAAGGACCGCTGGCGGGCGTGCGCCGCCTGCCAGGCGCTGATGCGCGCCGAGGGGCTGAAGGACGAGGACGCGCTGCAGGGCTGGTTCACCGGGCGGATCGGCGCGTGGCTCGCGGCGCACGGCCGCAGGCTGGTGGGCTGGGACGAGATCACCTCCGCGCCGCTCCCGCCCGACGCCGTGGTCGAGGTGTGGCGCGACACCGCGACCATCGCCCGCGTTGCACAGCAGGGCCACGACGTCGTCGCCGCGCCCGGAGCGTACACCTACCTCGACCACTCGCCGGGCGACCTCACCCTCGCGCGGGTGTACGCGTTCGATCCGGCTCCCGCGTCCTTCACGCCCGCGATGGCCGCGCACATCCTCGGCGGCGAGGCGCCGCTGTGGTCGGAGCGGATCACCCAGACCAACTTCGACCTGATGGCGTTCCCGCGACTGCTCGCCTTCGCCGAGGCGCTGTGGACCCGCAGGCCGCGCGACCTGGCCGACTTCAGGCAGCGGCTCGCGGCGACCGAGGCGCGGCTCGGTGCCGACGGCGTCGCGTTCGGTCCCGAGGACCGCGACGTGCTCCGGATGACGCCGGTCTACGACAGCGTCACGGGGCGGTTCACGATGCGGGTCGCAGCCGGCGTGCCGGGCGTCGAGGTGCGCTACACCCGCGACGGGACCGCGCCCGCCCCCGGCTCGCCGCTCTACGCGGACTCGGCGCCGCTCGACTCCGCCGGCACCGCGCGCTTCCAGGGCTTCTACCGTGGCGGGGCGCTGGGCGACGGGCGCACGATCACCCTGGCCCCGAGCCTGGCGCGCGGCCGGCCGTACACCCTCGCGACGCCGCCGAGCCCCCGCTACCCCGGCACCGGGCCGCGCGACCTCACCGACGGGGCCGCCGGCTCGCTCGACTTCACCGACGGCCTGTGGCAGGGCTGGCAGGGCGCCGACCTGGAGGCGACGCTCGACCTCGGCCGCGCCACGGCGGTCGCCGCGGTGGAGGGCTCGTTCCAGCAGACCACCGAGTCCTGGATCCTGCTGCCGCGCGACTTCACGGTCTGGCTCTCGGACGACGGAGCCACCTGGCGGCCGGCCGGCACGGCCGCGAGCGACCAGAGCCCGCAGCGCATGGACCCTTTCCTTTATAGGCTGACGGTGACGCTGCCGGCCGGAGCCGCTGCACGGTGGATCCGGGTGCGGGCGACCAATCCCGGGCCGCTGTCGGCCTGGCATCCGAGCGCGGGAAAGCCGTCGTGGATCTTCTGCGACGAGATCCGGGTGCGGTGA